GCTTGGCCCTGCGCATTATTCAGAAGAAAGTATCACGTGTGCTATTCGGCAAGCGCGTAGTGACACTGGATTTGGCTTCGCTGGTAGCTGGCACAAAGTACCGGGGGCAATTTGAGGAGCGCATGAAGGCCGTGATGAACGAGCTGGAAAAGTCGCCCGACGTTATCCTCTTCATTGACGAGTTGCATACGATTGTTGGTGCTGGTGGAGCTTCGGGCTCGCTAGATGCTTCTAACATGTTCAAGCCGGCTTTGGCCCGCGGTGAGATTCAATGCATTGGTGCTACGACGCTGGACGAGTATCGTCAGTACATTGAGAAAGACGGTGCCCTAGCTCGTCGTTTCCAGATGGTGATGGTAGACCCTACCACGCCTGAAGAGACGATCGAAATCCTGCACAACATCAAGGATAAGTATCAGGATCACCACCACGTTATCTATACCGACAAGGCCATCGAGTCGTGCGTGAAGCTTTCGGATCGTTATATGTCCGACCGTTTCCTGCCCGATAAAGCCATTGATATTCTGGACGAAGCTGGTGCCCGCGTGCACATCAACAACATCGTGGTTCCCGAAGATATTCTTAAGCTCGAGGAGCAGATTGAGAACATTAAAGTGGAGAAAAACCGCGTGGTGAAGTCGCAGAAATACGAAGAAGCCGCTCAGCTTCGCGACAAAGAGAAGAAGCTTCTGGAGCAACTCGACTCAGCTAAGAAAAGCTGGGAAGATGAGACCAAGAAGAAGCGCTACACTGTGAAAGAGGAAAACGTGGCCGAGGTAATCGCCATGATGACTGGTATTCCGGTAGTGCGTGTGGCCCAGAACGAAAGCCAGAAGCTGCTCAACATGGGTGAGGAGTTGCAAGGTAAAGTCATAGGCCAGGATAAAGCCATCAAGCAATTGGTGAAAGCTATCCAGCGTACACGGGTTGGCTTGAAAGATCCAAAAAAGCCAATCGGCTCGTTTGTGTTCCTTGGCCCAACGGGTGTAGGTAAGACAGAGCTTGCTAAAGTGCTGTCTACTTATCTGTTCGACAAAGAGGATTCACTCGTGCGCATTGACATGAGTGAGTACATGGAGAAATTCAGCGTATCGCGCCTGGTGGGCGCGCCTCCCGGCTACGTGGGCTACGAAGAAGGCGGTCAGTTGACGGAGAAAATTCGTCGCAAACCTTATTCGGTTATCCTGCTCGACGAGATTGAGAAGGCTCACCCCGACGTGTACAACCTGCTGCTGCAAGTACTCGACGACGGTATCTTGACCGATGGTCTGGGCCGCAAGGTGGACTTCCGCAACACGATTATCATCATGACCTCTAACATCGGTGCCCGCGACTTGCAGGACTTCGGTGCAGGTATCGGCTTCGGCACTAAAGCCCGAGTTGATAACATGGATGATATCATGAAGGGCACGATCACCAATGCCCTGCGTAAGACGTTCTCACCAGAGTTTCTCAACCGTTTGGATGATGTGATTGTCTTTAATGCTCTTGAGAAAAAAGACATTCATAAGATTATCGACATCTCGCTGGCTAAGCTCCTGTCGCGTATCCAGACCTTGGGCTACAAAGTTGAACTGACGGAAGCCGCTAAGGACTTCGTGGCTGATAAAGGCTATGATCCAAAGTATGGTGCGCGTCCGCTGAACCGGGCTATCCAGAAGTATATCGAAGATCCGATTGCAGAGGAGATCCTGAAAGCAGAGATTGCGCAAGGTGATATCATCACCGCTGACTTCACAGAAGGAGCCGAAGAGCTTGTCTTTGCAGTAAGCAAGAGTGGTGAGAAGACTAATCTGGCCAGCGATGAGCGGCCAGAGGAAGCTCCCGAGCCAGACGCCGATGACGTGACTGATAAGGGCAAGGGCAAGTAAGTTTTAGATTACTAAAAGGGCCGACTTCTACACAGAAGCCGGCCCTTTTACTTTGTAAAGCATTTTATGCTCAACCACTAAAAAAGCCCCCCGATTAGAGTGCGTCATTTTTGCGCCCTTCGGTTACCTTTGGCTTCCTAACCTAAGTAGCTACATCAATTTCCACCCATATATGTCCGATCCTCACGCCGACGCCCAATTAAGCAAACTTGAAATTCTCGACCGCAAAAATGCCGAAGCACTACTTGGTGGGGGCAAATTCGCATCGACGCGCAGCACAAAAAAGGTAAGCTGACGGCTCGAGAACGGGTAGATTTATTGTTGGATGAAGGTTCGTTTGAGGAAATCGGCAAATTTGTGATGCACCGCTCCAAGGATTTCGGCTTGGATAAAGAGTATTATCTCGGCGATGGTGTAGTAACGGGTTATGGCACCGTGAATGGGCGGTTGGTGTATGTTTTCTCCCAAGATTTTACGGTCTTCGGTGGCTCTTTGAGTGAGACGCACGCTGAGAAGATTGTGAAAATCATGGATCTGGCGATGAAGAATGGAGCGCCAGTGATTGGTCTGAATGACTCGGGCGGGGCCCGGATTCAGGAAGGCGTTGTGAGTTTGGGCGGTTACGCTGATATTTTCTATAAAAACACCCTCGCCTCTGGAGTTATCCCGCAGCTATCGGCCATTATGGGACCATGCGCGGGTGGCGCTGTGTACTCGCCGGCCATCACCGACTTTATTTTGATGGTGGAAAACACGAGCTATATGTTCGTGACGGGACCAAACGTAGTAAAGACCGTAACCCACGAAAATGTAACCAGCGAAGAGTTAGGCGGCGCGAGTACGCACTCGGCTAAAAGCGGCGTAACGCATTTCTCTTGTGCTAATGAAGTAGCCTGCATTACCCACCTCAAGCATTTGCTGAGCTACATGCCACAGAACTGCGAAGAAACAGCCCCCAATCTACCCTACGAGCCGCAGGGCGATGAAGCGCGGCCTGCGCTGAACAGTATCATCCCCGAGAACCCGAATCAGCCTTACGATATCCGCGAAGTAATTGAGGGATCATTGATGCTGACTCATTCTTGGAAGTCCACCAAAATTTCGCTGAGAATATTGTCGTGGGATTTGCCCGGCTAGGCGGTCGAAGCATCGGGATTGTGGGCAATCAGCCGGCGGTACTGGCTGGCGTACTCGACATCAATGCCAGTACTAAAGCTGCCCGTTTCGTACGTTTCTGCGACTCCTTCAATATCCCGTTGTTGGTGCTGGAAGATGTACCCGGTTTTTTGCCTGGCACTGATCAGGAATGGCGAGGCATTATCACGAACGGCGCGAAGTTGCTCTATGCTTTTTGCGAAGCTACGGTGCCGCGTATCACAGTTATTACCCGCAAAGCGTACGGCGGCGCTTACGACGTGATGAACTCCAAGCACATCGGGGCTGATATGAACTATGCCTGGCCCACGGCTGAGATTGCGGTGATGGGTGCTAAAGGTGCAGCCGAAATTATTTTCAAGCGTGAAATAGCCACTGCAGAAGACCCTGAAGCTAAGCTGGCCGAAAAGGTAGATGAGTATCAGAAGAAGTTTGCGACTCCTTACCGAGCGGCGCACCGGGGCTTTGTGGATGAGGTTATTCTGCCGGCTCAAACGCGCCAGAAATTAATCCGCGCGTTTAAGATGCTGGAAAATAAGGTAGATGTGCTGCCGCGCAAAAAACACGGAAATATTCCGCTTTAGGGCTGCCATTTGCTGTAGCTCGCGGCTTTTAGCGCATTTACTTAGCCATCCTAAATGCACTGATTGCAACGTATTCACGACCGATTAGCGAGTATTTGCTTCTTTCGGCTCCTTGATACTCTTTCCCGGATGGCAGCTTCTTAACCTGACCTACCCATGCGTAACGAATCTTTCGATTTCCTCCAGAAATATCTAAACAACCCTTCACCAACCGGCTTTGAGAAGGAAGGGCAAAAGCTGTGGCTTGACTACGTAAAGCCCTACATCGACGAATATTTCGTGGATACCTACGGAACGGTAGTTGGAGTTATTAACCCAGAAGCCAAGTATAAAGTAGTTATTGAAGCACACGCCGACGAGATTTCTTACTTTGTGAATTACATCACGAAAGAAGGCTACATCTATGTACGGCGCAATGGTGGCTCTGATGCGTTGGTAGCTCCGTCCAAGCGTGTAAATATTCACACGGACAAGGGAGTTGTGAAAGCCATTTTTGGGTGGCCGGCTATCCACGTGCGCAAGGTAGAGCAAGACAAGGCTCCAACGATTGAAACCATCTTCCTGGATTGTGGCGCCACGTCGAAGGAGGAGGTAGAGAAGATGGGCATTCACGTCGGCTCAGTTGTCACCTTCGAAGATGAGTTCATGGTGATGAACGAGCAGTTCTACGTGGGGCGAGCGCTGGATAATCGGATTGGCGGTTTTATGATTGCGGAGGTGGCCCGGTTGCTGAAGGAAAACAAGCAGAAGCTGCCTTTTGGCCTCTATGTGGTGAATGCCGTGCAGGAAGAAATTGGCCTGCGGGGGGCAGAAATGATTGCCCACCGCATTCAGCCCGATGTGGCCATCATCACGGACGTGATTCATGACACCCAGGCGCCCATGTATGAGAAGAAAACCAGTGGGGACCTGCACTGCGGCAAAGGGCCGGTAGTTACCTATGGTCCGGCGGTGCAGAATAACCTGCGTGAGCTGATCATCGAAACAGCCAAAACATCTGACATTCCCTTTCAGCGCGCGTCCGCTACCCGCGCTACTGGCACCGATACCGATGCCTTTGCTTACTCTAATGCTGGTGTGGCGGCAGCACTTATCTCTCTACCACTCAAGTACATGCACACCACCGTGGAGACGGTACACCAGGATGATGTGGAGAACGTAATTCAGCTGATTTACCAAACGCTGCTGCGCATCGAGGACGGCCACGATTTTCGCTACTTCAGCTAATAGTGCTTATCTAGAATACGAAGCCACAACGCCGACCTGACACCATATTGTCAGGTCGGCGTTGTGGCTTTGTAGAAAGCTTTATCGTGTTTTTGGCTTCGTATGTCTCAGTTTCCTCCTCCCCCACCTGCTCTGCCTCTTACACTTACCGATCAGATGGGACGGCGCGTGGTGGTACCGTATCCGCCGCAACGAATTGTGTCGCTGGTGCCTTCGCAGACGGAGCTTTTGCACGATTTAGGTTTGGGGAAAAAGGTAGTTGGGGTAACCAAATTCTGCCTTCATCCAGCCGACGCGCGGCAGCAGGCTACTGTAATCGGTGGCACCAAAAATTTTGATTTTGAGAAGCTTACCGCGCTAAAGCCTGATCTTATTATCGGGAATAAGGAGGAAAATTATCAGGAAGGCATTGAGCAGTTGGCCGCGCTTTATCCGGTGTGGCTCAGCGACATTAGCACCCTTACCGATGCCTTGCGCATGATTCGGCAGGTGGGCGTGCTGGTAGGTGCCAAGGCCAAGGCTGACCAAATGGCGGCAGCTATTGAGCATTCCTTTGCGCAGCTTTCGCCTCTTTCGGAGGCAGTGTCAGCCGCCTATTTCATTTGGCGCAAACCGTATATGGCGGCGGCGGCAGACACGTTTATAGATGATATGCTGACGCAGGCAGGTTTTACCAACGTATTTGCCCCCCAGCAGCGCTATCCAGAAATTTCAGCAGAGCAGTTGGCTGCGGCCGCGCCGCGTGTTGTCCTATTGTCGTCGGAGCCCTATCCATTTGCAGATAAGCACATTGCGGAGTTTCTGGCAATTTGTCCTTCAGCCCAAATCCGGATAGTGGACGGAGAATTATTCAGCTGGTATGGCAGCCGGCTGCAACACTCGGTGGCGTATTTTGCTGCGTTAAGAGCCACTGTGGTACCTAAAGTGTAAGAGGCTGTCATGCTTCGCTGCTGCTTTGTATGACCGCCTTTTGAAACCGCTTCAGCCCTAAGCTTTGAAGCCTGCCTGTTTCAGCTCATTCCAGAAGCTGGGATACGACTTGCGAACTACCTGGGGGGCATTTATGGTTAGTGGGCCGCGCAGCGCTAGCGGAGCGAAGGCCATAGCCATGCGGTGGTCGTGGTAGGTGGCGATGGTTTGGCCATCTACTTTAAAACCAGTAGCCGCAACGCGAAATACATCGGGTTGCACCTCAGTGAATGTAGCGCCGAATTTGGCTAGCTCGGTTTGGATGGCCAGAATACGATCCGTTTCCTTGATGCGCAGGCTTTCCAGGCCGGTCATTTCTACGTTTACGCCTTGAGCAGCGGCTATTACGGCTACGGTTTGAGCTAGGTCGGGGCAATCGGTGAAGTCTTGGGAGAAGCCACCCGTTATGGGTTGCTGGGTGAGCTGTACGCCATCGGGTAGAAATTCGGTGGCTACGCCCAGCCTCTCCATTATGCCCACAATTGCCTGGTCGCCTTGCAGGGAGTGGCGGCGCAGCCCTGGCAGGTAAATTTGCCCCCCAGCCGGCGATAAAGCCACCATCGCATACCAATAGCTGGCCGCCGACCAGTCGGCCTCAATAGCATAATCGGCGGGCTTATAGGCAGTGGGGCGCACCTCCAGCACAGAGCCCAAATCGCGGCAGTCGGCGCCAAAATGCTGCATAAGTGCCAGCGTCATGCGGATGTAGGGCCGTGAACCGACTTTGCCCGTCAGGAATAACCGCAGCCCGCCGGGGAGTTGGGGCCCGATCATCAGTAGCGCCGAAATATATTGGCTGCTAATGTCGCCGCGCACGGTGAGTTCAGCCATATCTGTAGAAGGCAAATTTGCCCCCCAACCCTTGATATGAAGCGGTGGATATCCTTCCTTTTCTGCGTAGTCGATCTGCATTCCGAGCTGGCGCAGAGCATCAACGAGGACGCCGATGGGACGCTCCCGCATGCGAGCAGTACCAGTAAGCAGCACGCGCCGGTCGGTGACGGATAAGTAGGCCGTGAGGAAGCGCATGACAGTGCCGGCATCTTCCGCATCGAGCGTATCGGCGGCGGGGCTGGCCAACAGCCGACGCATGAGTTGGGTGTCGTTGGCGTCGGAGAGATTGGTGAGTGAGCCGTTACCAGCAAGGGCCTGAATGATAAGGGCGCGGTTGCTTTCACTCTTGGATGCTGGCAGTTGGGCGGTGCCCCGTAGGGGGTCGCCGGGCCAGGATAATGTTATGGAATCGGGCATTCTGGGTATCAGAAAAGTAACGCGCAAGGCGTGGGAGACTTGTTTTTTAGCTCAAGAGGCGATGATAATAGCGCAGGGAACTGGCTATCTCCTCTACGCTTACAGGCTGGTCGTAAATGGCATTGCCAATACCTTCCAGCAAGGTACAATTGATGGTAGAGCCAGCATTTTTCTTGTCCTGAAGAGCCAGTTCGGCAATGGCATCGGTTTCGAGCGTAACAAACTGCACCTTTTCGAATACCGAGAATAGGAACGTCTCAATCTTGTCCAGCTCTTCTTCGCTCAGAAGGCCTTTCTGCACAGAGAGCCAGCTTTCGCAAATCATACCGGCGGCAACGGCTTCGCCGTGCAGAATCTCACGGCCGGGCTGGCTGAGCAGGTAGCTTTCGAGGGCGTGGCCCACGGTGTGGCCGAAATTAAGCACCTTACGCAAACCGCTCTCCAGCGGATCGGCAGCTACAATGCGCTCTTTGGTCACGACTGACTCGTGAATAATAGGGCCCCACTCGTCCACAAAAAAGCCAGTGCGCCGATGGTGTTCAAACGCGGCAGCGTCCGCAATCAGCCAGTGCTTCACTACTTCCGCGTAGCCGGATTTGAGCTGGCGGGGGTCGAGTGTATTCAGAAACCGAGGCTCAATGAACACGGCCGCCGGGGTCTGAAATACCCCGAGCTGGTTCTTAAAATTTTGGAAATCGATGCCGGTTTTGCCCCCCACACTGGCATCTACCTGGGCCAGCAGCGTGGTAGGCACCTGCACGAAACGAATGCCGCGCTTATAAAGCGCCGCACAAAAGCCCCCCAGATCCGTAACCACGCCGCCACCAAGGTTTACGAGCACCGCAAAACGGTCGGCGTGGGCTTGGGTAAGCGCTTCCCACACGGTTTCGCAGGTAGCCAGCACTTTATATTCTTCCCCGTCCGGAATCTCGATAGTTATGTGATTATCAGGCAGGAATTCGCGCAGACGCGGGTAGCAGAGTCGAATGGTATTGGCGTCGGCTAACACAAAAACCTGACTCACGGCCGGCTGGCGCAGTAAGTCGGCAAGTTCGATCAACGCGTGGGGGCCAATGGCGGGAGTGTCTTGCAAGGGATGGATGGGTTAGCGGAGAACAATCGAAAGCACAGGTAGTAAAGACGGCTATTCCGGGTTCTGGTTCATAATCTCAGTTTGCTTACGAATGCTTTCCAAGTGAATCAGCTCGTACAGTTTGGCCACAAACGGGTCATTCAGGCGCAATTTTGCCCCCCAGTCTCGCCGCGACGCGAATATTTCCTGCCAGCGGTCCATCTGCAAAATCTTTACGTTGTTCTCCTTCTTGTACTCGGCCAGCTGCTCTACCAACGCCATACGCGCCGCTAGCGCCTCCATCAATTCCCGGTCGGCCGTGTCTATTTGCTGTCGGAGCTCCTCGGCTTTATTCAGGAAATCGGCATTGTTGGAGGAGCGGTAACGGTACTTCAGCTCTGACAAAATCTCGGCTAGCCGCGCTGGCGTTACCTGTTGCGCCGCGTCGGAAAGGGCATTATCGGGGTCAGGATGCGTTTCAATCATCAAGCCGTCATAATCCAGGTCGAGCGCCTTTTGCGAAACGGGCAGAATTAGGTCGCGGCGGCCGCTAATATGGCTGGGGTCGCAGATGAGAGGCACTTGGGGAAAGCGCGCTTTCAGCTCAAACGCCAGTTGCCACGTGGGGGCATTGCGGTAGCGGGATGGCGCAAACGTGCTAAAACCGCGGTGAATAGCGGCTAAATCGGTGATACCCACGCGCTCCAGCCGCTCCAAAGCACCCGCCCACAACGCCACATCTGGGTTCACCGGGTTTTTAACCATTACAGGCACACCCGTACCAGCCAGCGCTTCGGCTAACTCCTGCACAGCAAAGGGATTAACGGTGGTGCGGGCCCCAATCCAGAGTACATCAATGCCGTGGCGCAGGGCGTCTTCTACGTGGCGCGGCGTGGCTACTTCTATAGTTACAGGCAAGCCTACCTCCTCCTGTACCCGCTGCAACCACGGTAGCGCGGTGGTGCCCATGCCCTCAAACCCACCAGGTTTGGTGCGAGGCTTCCAAACGCCCGAGCGGAACAGATCTACTTGACCTATTGCTTTCAGAGCGCGGGCGGTGGTAAGTACCTGATCTTCAGTTTCGGCGCTACAGGGGCCCGCAATGAGCAACGGCAGCCCTTTGTTGGCTAGCAAGTGGGTAAAAAAAGTGGCTTTGGCAGTAGTATCCATGTACATAAACGCGGGTTCGGGAGGGGGCAGCCCCAAAAAGCCCCCAGCTCCTCAAGTAAGGGGATTGGAAAAAGAGCGGGCTGCAAGGTAACTCTACCGGTCAAAACGTTGTTTAAAACCTATCTTCGCCCACCCAAAAGCGTTGTTTAAAAACCACCCGCTCTATGTTAGCCACCCACGCCCCGTCTCTGTCCTTCAACGATACCGCTGTTGCCTTTGCTTCTAAATCTGATGCCGAATTGCGCCAGATGTATGCGCTATTCGCGGCTATGAACAATAACACCCTGGTAAAAGCTGGGGGCGGCATGATGAAAGCAGCGCTCAAATGGGGCCTGCCAGTGAAGTTTCTGATCAAGAAAACCATCTTTGAACAGTTCTGCGGCGGCGAGACCATTCAGGAGTGCCTGCCCGTAATCGAAGAGTTGGGCCGCTACAACATCGGCACTATCCTCGACTACTCGGTGGAGGGCGAAGGCAGCGACAAAAGCTATGATCACACGCGCGACGAGATTTTGGCCACCATCGATTTGGCGCATCGTTCCACTCATATCCCCTTCTCCGTATTTAAAGTAACTGGCCTCGCCGACAGCGTTATTCTGGAGAAGGTGCAGGCCAAACAGACGCTCACTCAGGCTGAGCAAGCCAGCTTTGAGCGCTCTAAAGCCCGAGTGGATGCTATTTGCGCCCGCGCCCACCAGTATGGAGTGCGTGTGTTCGTGGATGCGGAAGAAAGCTGGTTTCAGGAAACCGTTGATAACATGGCGTATGAGATGATGGCCAAATACAACCGGGAGTCGGCTATCGTTTGGAACACCTACCAGCTCTACCGTCACGACCGTTTGGAAGCAATTGAGCAAGCGTACGAAACTGCCAAACGTGAAGGATATTACCTGGGGGGCAAATTGGTGCGGGGTGCGTACATGGAAAAGGAAAGCCGTACTGCCGCTCAGCGTGGCTACCAGAACCCCATCAACCCTACCAAAGAAGCCACCGATCAACTATATAACGAGGCGCTTCGCTACTGCGTAACCCACGTCGACCGCATTAGCATTTGTGCCGGCACCCATAATGAGGCAAGCTCCTTATTGCTCACTGAACTGATGCAGGAGCACAACTTACGGCCGCAGGATACGCGCATCTGGTTTGCGCAACTCTATGGTATGAGCGACAATCTGAGCTATAACTTGGCAAATGCAGGCTATAACACGGCTAAGTATGTACCCTATGGTCCGGTGGAGGCGGTCATGCCTTATCTATTGCGCCGCGCCGACGAGAATACTGCCATTGCAGGCCAAAGCAGCCGGGAGTTTTCGCTTATTCAAAGAGAAATGACGCGACGTAAGAGCAAAAAATAGGACGTACAATAGGAGACCTTACGTCGGCACAGTTTTGGTTTGCGATCATAGGACTGCTCAAATATGTTAGTTTTGAACAGTACATTGCTAATCCTTTCCCGCCCGACTACTCCCGTTGCTCCAATGAATGCTCGTGTTCGCAGCCACCTAATTCGATTTGCCCGCCACCAGGTAGGTACTACTAGCTACCTGAACCTAGTGCAAGAAGCCGAGTTAGGCCTCAACCTAGAGATTTCACACGAAAAATCACGGTTGAACGAGATTCTAAGTGAGATATCAGAGAAGGAATTCAATAATGGACGGCCTATTCTGAGTTGCTTGGTAAAAGTAGCGGGCTCAAAAGGCCAGGGTGATACCTTCTTCAAGCTGTGCGAACGGTTGGGATTGGGCGAGTGGCGCACCTTAAAGCAAGACCCAGAATTTTTAAAAAACCTACGCCAAGAGTGCCGCGACTTTTGGCAGATTGATGCCAACTACGAGAAATTTGGCTGATTCAGGCTGAGCAATTAGCTCATCTGTAGACTGCAATAGATCAGAATCTGAAGATAGAATAGGAGCTATACAGAAATTTCTGTAACCCCCACACGAAGCGCGCCGTTTAGCTACTCAACTGGCTAGTGGGGCGCTTTTCTGTTTTAAAGCTTCCACAGCTAGCTAAACTCTCCCTTTACCACAATCTAATCTACCCTACCCAAATGGAAACGAACAACAGCAACAACCCCACGAATACTGGTACAGGCTCAGGCGCTAACTACGGAACTGGCTCAGCTGGTACGGGCATGAGCAACAGCACGACGGGTAATACAACATCAAGCGGCAATATGGGCAACTCCAGCACTGGTAGCTCAAATGTAGAAGGCGACGATTTCAGCGCTACTGCTAAAGGTGCCGCTATCGCCGGTACTCCTGGTGCAGTAGTAGGCCGTGCCGTAGATGGTATTCAGAACACTGCCGACCATGCGGCACACGCCGTAACTGGCCAGCCTTATGACTCTAGCAAGAGCAGCGGCATGATGACTAGTTCGTTCCG
The window above is part of the Hymenobacter radiodurans genome. Proteins encoded here:
- a CDS encoding ATP-dependent Clp protease ATP-binding subunit, coding for MEAKFSNRVKEVISLSREEAIRLGHDYIGTEHLLLGMIREGEGTAIGLLKKLGVSVEELKYALEQATRNTATQGTSITGSIPLTKQTEKVLKITYLEAKIFKSEIIGTEHLLLSILRDEDNISSQILSKFNVNYESVRDSLDYHGNPAPTDRAPDTDDDDNDKLFGGSSRGSSSGSSSAAKKPGEKSRTPVLDNFGRDLTKLAEEDKLDPIVGREKEIERVAQILSRRKKNNPILIGEPGVGKTAIAEGLALRIIQKKVSRVLFGKRVVTLDLASLVAGTKYRGQFEERMKAVMNELEKSPDVILFIDELHTIVGAGGASGSLDASNMFKPALARGEIQCIGATTLDEYRQYIEKDGALARRFQMVMVDPTTPEETIEILHNIKDKYQDHHHVIYTDKAIESCVKLSDRYMSDRFLPDKAIDILDEAGARVHINNIVVPEDILKLEEQIENIKVEKNRVVKSQKYEEAAQLRDKEKKLLEQLDSAKKSWEDETKKKRYTVKEENVAEVIAMMTGIPVVRVAQNESQKLLNMGEELQGKVIGQDKAIKQLVKAIQRTRVGLKDPKKPIGSFVFLGPTGVGKTELAKVLSTYLFDKEDSLVRIDMSEYMEKFSVSRLVGAPPGYVGYEEGGQLTEKIRRKPYSVILLDEIEKAHPDVYNLLLQVLDDGILTDGLGRKVDFRNTIIIMTSNIGARDLQDFGAGIGFGTKARVDNMDDIMKGTITNALRKTFSPEFLNRLDDVIVFNALEKKDIHKIIDISLAKLLSRIQTLGYKVELTEAAKDFVADKGYDPKYGARPLNRAIQKYIEDPIAEEILKAEIAQGDIITADFTEGAEELVFAVSKSGEKTNLASDERPEEAPEPDADDVTDKGKGK
- a CDS encoding M42 family metallopeptidase, whose translation is MRNESFDFLQKYLNNPSPTGFEKEGQKLWLDYVKPYIDEYFVDTYGTVVGVINPEAKYKVVIEAHADEISYFVNYITKEGYIYVRRNGGSDALVAPSKRVNIHTDKGVVKAIFGWPAIHVRKVEQDKAPTIETIFLDCGATSKEEVEKMGIHVGSVVTFEDEFMVMNEQFYVGRALDNRIGGFMIAEVARLLKENKQKLPFGLYVVNAVQEEIGLRGAEMIAHRIQPDVAIITDVIHDTQAPMYEKKTSGDLHCGKGPVVTYGPAVQNNLRELIIETAKTSDIPFQRASATRATGTDTDAFAYSNAGVAAALISLPLKYMHTTVETVHQDDVENVIQLIYQTLLRIEDGHDFRYFS
- a CDS encoding ABC transporter substrate-binding protein translates to MSQFPPPPPALPLTLTDQMGRRVVVPYPPQRIVSLVPSQTELLHDLGLGKKVVGVTKFCLHPADARQQATVIGGTKNFDFEKLTALKPDLIIGNKEENYQEGIEQLAALYPVWLSDISTLTDALRMIRQVGVLVGAKAKADQMAAAIEHSFAQLSPLSEAVSAAYFIWRKPYMAAAADTFIDDMLTQAGFTNVFAPQQRYPEISAEQLAAAAPRVVLLSSEPYPFADKHIAEFLAICPSAQIRIVDGELFSWYGSRLQHSVAYFAALRATVVPKV
- a CDS encoding 3-phosphoshikimate 1-carboxyvinyltransferase, which gives rise to MPDSITLSWPGDPLRGTAQLPASKSESNRALIIQALAGNGSLTNLSDANDTQLMRRLLASPAADTLDAEDAGTVMRFLTAYLSVTDRRVLLTGTARMRERPIGVLVDALRQLGMQIDYAEKEGYPPLHIKGWGANLPSTDMAELTVRGDISSQYISALLMIGPQLPGGLRLFLTGKVGSRPYIRMTLALMQHFGADCRDLGSVLEVRPTAYKPADYAIEADWSAASYWYAMVALSPAGGQIYLPGLRRHSLQGDQAIVGIMERLGVATEFLPDGVQLTQQPITGGFSQDFTDCPDLAQTVAVIAAAQGVNVEMTGLESLRIKETDRILAIQTELAKFGATFTEVQPDVFRVAATGFKVDGQTIATYHDHRMAMAFAPLALRGPLTINAPQVVRKSYPSFWNELKQAGFKA
- the aroB gene encoding 3-dehydroquinate synthase; translated protein: MQDTPAIGPHALIELADLLRQPAVSQVFVLADANTIRLCYPRLREFLPDNHITIEIPDGEEYKVLATCETVWEALTQAHADRFAVLVNLGGGVVTDLGGFCAALYKRGIRFVQVPTTLLAQVDASVGGKTGIDFQNFKNQLGVFQTPAAVFIEPRFLNTLDPRQLKSGYAEVVKHWLIADAAAFEHHRRTGFFVDEWGPIIHESVVTKERIVAADPLESGLRKVLNFGHTVGHALESYLLSQPGREILHGEAVAAGMICESWLSVQKGLLSEEELDKIETFLFSVFEKVQFVTLETDAIAELALQDKKNAGSTINCTLLEGIGNAIYDQPVSVEEIASSLRYYHRLLS
- a CDS encoding chorismate mutase, translated to MDTTAKATFFTHLLANKGLPLLIAGPCSAETEDQVLTTARALKAIGQVDLFRSGVWKPRTKPGGFEGMGTTALPWLQRVQEEVGLPVTIEVATPRHVEDALRHGIDVLWIGARTTVNPFAVQELAEALAGTGVPVMVKNPVNPDVALWAGALERLERVGITDLAAIHRGFSTFAPSRYRNAPTWQLAFELKARFPQVPLICDPSHISGRRDLILPVSQKALDLDYDGLMIETHPDPDNALSDAAQQVTPARLAEILSELKYRYRSSNNADFLNKAEELRQQIDTADRELMEALAARMALVEQLAEYKKENNVKILQMDRWQEIFASRRDWGAKLRLNDPFVAKLYELIHLESIRKQTEIMNQNPE
- a CDS encoding proline dehydrogenase family protein, which encodes MLATHAPSLSFNDTAVAFASKSDAELRQMYALFAAMNNNTLVKAGGGMMKAALKWGLPVKFLIKKTIFEQFCGGETIQECLPVIEELGRYNIGTILDYSVEGEGSDKSYDHTRDEILATIDLAHRSTHIPFSVFKVTGLADSVILEKVQAKQTLTQAEQASFERSKARVDAICARAHQYGVRVFVDAEESWFQETVDNMAYEMMAKYNRESAIVWNTYQLYRHDRLEAIEQAYETAKREGYYLGGKLVRGAYMEKESRTAAQRGYQNPINPTKEATDQLYNEALRYCVTHVDRISICAGTHNEASSLLLTELMQEHNLRPQDTRIWFAQLYGMSDNLSYNLANAGYNTAKYVPYGPVEAVMPYLLRRADENTAIAGQSSREFSLIQREMTRRKSKK